A genome region from Gemmatimonadota bacterium includes the following:
- a CDS encoding alpha-ketoacid dehydrogenase subunit beta has translation MRKISYAQAGMEALVEEMRRDPTTFHLSTDAPDALVKEFGSERVRATPIAEGALTGIAVGAAGSGFRPIINWSMVTFSFVAMDQIVNQAAKIHYMFGGQVKFPITFRTSVGGGRRVAAQHSQSPYSMFMNLAGLKMILPSTPYDMKGLLKTVIRDDNPVISFESNRLMDFAGEVPEESYTVPLGKADIKREGTDVTIVALAWLVHEALAAAEVLDKEGVSVEVLDPRTLVPLDCDAIRASVQKTGRLVIADEAGPTAGASAEIAAVATEDVETFAKMKAPVKRVCALHVPIPYTPQLEDHVFPDRDNIVAGVREVMNAG, from the coding sequence GGCCGGGATGGAAGCTCTTGTAGAAGAAATGAGGCGCGATCCAACGACGTTTCATCTGTCAACCGATGCGCCCGATGCGCTCGTCAAAGAGTTTGGGTCTGAGCGCGTGCGCGCTACGCCTATTGCCGAGGGCGCGCTTACGGGTATCGCTGTTGGTGCTGCCGGTTCTGGTTTCCGTCCGATTATTAACTGGAGTATGGTTACGTTTTCTTTTGTGGCGATGGACCAGATTGTGAATCAGGCAGCCAAAATCCACTATATGTTCGGGGGGCAGGTGAAATTCCCGATTACTTTCCGCACGTCGGTTGGAGGTGGCAGGCGGGTTGCGGCGCAGCACTCGCAGAGTCCGTATTCGATGTTTATGAATCTGGCTGGGTTGAAGATGATATTGCCTTCAACGCCTTATGATATGAAGGGGCTTCTCAAAACGGTTATTCGGGATGATAATCCCGTCATTTCTTTTGAGTCCAATCGCCTGATGGATTTTGCAGGCGAGGTTCCCGAAGAGTCTTATACCGTGCCTTTGGGCAAAGCAGATATTAAACGCGAGGGTACAGATGTCACGATTGTCGCGCTGGCCTGGCTGGTACACGAAGCGCTGGCGGCTGCGGAGGTGCTGGACAAGGAGGGGGTTTCCGTTGAGGTGCTGGATCCGCGCACGTTGGTGCCGCTCGATTGCGATGCTATTCGCGCGTCTGTGCAAAAGACCGGGCGGCTGGTTATTGCGGATGAGGCGGGTCCCACAGCAGGTGCTTCAGCCGAGATTGCCGCTGTGGCGACCGAAGATGTGGAGACTTTTGCAAAGATGAAGGCGCCCGTCAAACGCGTCTGCGCCCTCCATGTACCCATCCCTTACACGCCCCAGTTGGAAGATCACGTTTTTCCTGATCGAGATAATATTGTTGCAGGTGTTAGAGAAGTGATGAATGCCGGTTAG